The stretch of DNA ACTAATATTCTAAAAGAATCAATTAAAATGGAAATGGAATCTTTACAATTATATAATATTAAAAATAAAGATGATAAAAACGATTCTTTTGAAGCTGATATTAATGAATGTGATAAAGATTTTATAATTAATAAGACAATGAATAAAGACTTATCTTCTTATTGTGATAATCAAAATATTAATTATAATGAAATATGTAATTTCTTAATAAAAATTAATTTGAATGAAAAAATACTAAATTCAGATAAATTATTAATGTCTATAATATCTGTTTCAAAAATCGAAAAAGTTTTTGAAATTAAACAAAAAACTCATAATTTTAAATATTTATCTTTAGTTAGAGTTTTAGTTTTACAAGGTTATATTGATAAAACATATTGGCATTATAAAGGCTATTTCTATAAAGGAAGTCTAGGAATTAATGATATAATTTTTATTAAAAACATAAATGAATCAAAGGAACAGGATCATTTGTTAGATATAGAAAATCCGAGTAAAATTATTAATAGACTAGAAAAAATTGATTTTAATAGGTTTAACATTTTAAATAAAAAACTATTAAAATATTGTGTAGAGGAAAATAAAATAGAATATACTTTATCAATAATCAATTCTGTAAATAATAATAGGAATTATATTAAGTTAGCTGAAATTTTAGAAAGTTATAAGCTTATAATTATTGAAAATCTTATTAATATACTATATTCAAATAATATTTATGAAATAAAAGAATTGTTAGAAGTTTCTAAAGATTACTATTTTAATACTTATAATAATATTTTAATTGCAATTTATACAAATGAACATATAGATACAAAAACAATTAAAAAATTTAATTTATATCTAGAAAATAATTGGAAAGTTGTATCTTTTTTGCCTGAAGATAGGAAAGATATATTTTATAACAATATATCAAATGTAGGTGTTAAATTTATAGATTTACAAGGTGATGAAATCAATACAGATATAATTAAAAATATTGAAAGCCTTAATGCATATAAACTATGTGTAAAAAATATAGTTTATATTATTGAAAAGATATTAGGTAAGTCTGTTCAGTATGGAAATCTATTGAGTGAAATCTATAATTCTTCATTATTAGAATGTAAAAATTATATAGATAATAATTTTGAAAGCTTTTTAAATGAATATATTGATGGAAATAATAATGAAGATTTTACTAATGACGAAAAAATATTGATAAAAATTCTTAATTCAAAAATTTCTAATGAATATAAAATTAAATATTTAAATTTGAATAATACAGAGCTTACAAATATTTCGGACATTATTAATGATTTTAAAAATGAAGACTTATTAAATTGTATGTTTGATAGAGATATAATATTATTTACTAAAGATAATGTTAAGATTTATTATGATAATATTGAAAAATCAAGCAAAAAATTTATTGATTATGTTGAAAGAAACCTTAATGAATCAAATGTTGATGAAATCTTAAAAGGGAATTCTGATATGTGTAATGAATTCATAAATAATCCTGAATTAAGAGATGGATTATTTGAGTATATTTATAAGTACGCAACAAAACCAGTTAAAACTATAGATTCAAATTTATCTAAAGAAAGAATAAATTTATTGATAAAACGAGAATTAATAGAAATTAACTATAAAAATATAAATTTTTTGTTAGAAAAAAATTGGAAAGAAGTAATTATTATGTGGGTTAATTCAACTGAAAATGATATTCAGGACGAATTTGTAGATGTATTATTATATTGTAAATTAGAAGAAAAAGAAGATTTAATTTATAAGTTAATAAATAGTAAAATTACAGATGAAAATTCAATGAAATTGGTTGATTTATTAGGAACGGGAGTATTGATTGAAAAAATAAATTTAGAAAAAGAAAATCTGATATCATATATAATTGATAGAGGATTATCAGGTGATAATATTAATTATATATGCAAAAATTTTAACAAATTTTCTTTAATGCTAAAAGAAGGGTTTATTAAATATCTAAAAAATTACAATGTATTTCATAATTTACAAAATGATAATCTTAATGACGATGTAATGACTTTTATATTAAACTTTGAAGGCTTAGAAACTTATATAAAAATAGATTTAATTTGTAAAAAAATAGACAATGATACAGATGTTTTACTTTTGAGAAAATATATAGAGTCGGTAAAAGAAATTTCAAAATTAGCAGAAGTATGGGAAAATAACTATCCAGAGTTAGAAACCGATGAAGAAAAAAAGATAGGGAACAAATTACTAGAAAAAGGGATAGTTAAACAATACAGGGAAGGATATCCGATAAAAATTTTTATATCAAAAGATAAAAAAGGTAAAAGTGGTGTGCAATGAATAATATTAAAGACAGGTTAAAGGGTTCGCTCTATGGTTTTGCGATTGGTGATGCGATGGGAGCGACTACTGAATTTATGAGTGCTACTGAAATAAAAAGTGAATACGGAAAACTTACTGATATAGTAGGTGGAGGTTGGCTCGACTTAAAAGCTGGAGAAGTTACAGATGATACACAGATGTCAATTTGTGTTATGGAAGTTCTTATGAAAAATGATTATAAGAATTTTAAGAAAGATGTGGCTGATAGTTTTGTGGCTTGGTATGATACAAATCCTAAAGACATCGGAAATCAATGTAGGAAAGCAATAGCTTTTTATAAAGAGTCTGGAAATTATATTGTAGAGGATAATACTGCTTTGGGCAATGGAAGTCTTATGAGAGCTCTGCCTTGTTCATTATTAAATTCAGATAAATCCTTAGAACTTAATTTTATTCAGGGCGATATTACTCATAATAATGATATTTGTAGAAATATTTTAAAGGAATATACTGAAATTATTAAAGCTCATATTTTAGGAAAGAGTATAAGGCTAAAAAAGAGAGTTCTTTTAGAGCCTAGTGGATATATTGTCAATACTTTCAATAATGCTATTTATTGGAGTGAAAAGAAATCTTTTGAAGATTGTATCATCGGTGCTGTAAATCACGGCGGAGATGCAGATACAATTGCAGGGATTGCAGGAAGTATCGCTGGTGCAAAATTCGGCTATGAAAGTATACCTAAAAGATGGATTGAAAAATTAGATAAAGAAGTAGCGAAGAAATTGGAAGAATTTTTAGAATATATTTTTAAAACTTATGGAGGGAGTATTTAGATGTCAGAAGAAGCGATTAAATACAGTGTATCAACCATTGCCGAGATGACAGGAGGAATTATCTTAGCTCATTATGATAAAAATAATAGAGTTGATGCAAGTTCATATCAGAGCGAAGCTGAGCTTGAAAGAGAGTTGATAGGTAATTTAGTTTCTCAAGGATATGAAAGAGTAAAATTTACAACAAGTGAAGAACTGTATGGTAATTTAAAAGTTCAAATCGAAAGATTAAATAATGTATTTTTTACAAAATCTGAATGGGATAGATTTTTAACTGAGTATTTGGATTGTCCAAAGGATGGAATGGTTGAAAAGACAAGAAAAATACAAGAGGACTATATTTACGATTTTACTTTTGATGATGGGCATTTACAAAATATAAAGATTATTGACAAGAAAAATATTCACAATAACTTTTTACAGGTTGTAAATCAAGTTACTGCTGGAGAAAAAAACCAAAATCGTTATGATGTAACTATTTTAGTAAATGGCTTACCTTTAGTTCATATAGAGTTAAAGAAAAGAGGAGTAAATTTACATGAAGCATTTAATCAAATTCACAGATATAGTAAAGAGAGTTTTAATTTAGATCATTCTCTTTATAAATTTGTGCAAATTTTTGTAATCTCAAACGGAACCTATACTAGATATTTTGCAAATACAACTGCGAAAAATAAAAATAATTATGAATTTACTTGTGAATGGGCAGATGCTAAAAATAAGGTTATTCGTGATTTAGTAGATTTTACTAAAACATTTTTTGAAAAAAGAGTTCTTCTTGAAGTGCTTACAAAATATTGTGTTTTTGATGCGAGTAACACTTTGCTTATTATGAGACCTTATCAGATAGCAGCTACCGAAAGAATTTTATGGAAAATAAAGTCAAGTTATGAGGGTAAAAAGGCAGGAACTGCTGAAGCTGGTGGTTTTATTTGGCATACTACAGGATCTGGCAAAACTCTAACTTCTTTTAAAACTGCAAGACTTGCGACTAATCTTGATTTTATTGATAAAGTATTTTTTGTAGTTGATAGAAAAGATTTGGACTATCAAACTATGAAAGAATATAAAAGATTTCAAGAAGATAGTGTAAATGGAAGCAAGGACACTAAGGAACTTAAAAAATCCATTGAAAAAGATGACAATAGAATTGTTGTTACTACAATTCAAAAGTTAAATGAATTTGTAAAGAAAAATCCTAATCATCCAATTTATGATAAACAATGTGTTCTTATCTTTGATGAATGTCATCGTTCACAGTTTGGAGATGCACAAAAAAATATCAGAAAATCATTTAAAAAATATTATCAATTCGGATTTACTGGAACACCTATTTTTGCTGAAAATTCTCTTAAAGGAAACACGACTTCAGGAACATTCGGTGCACAACTGCATTGTTATGTAATTACTGATGCGATTAGAGACGGAAAAGTTTTAAAATTCAAGGTTGACTATAATAATATTACTCCTAAATTTAAAGAGTATGAAATGGAAATGGATGAAGAAAAGCTAAAGAAATTAGAGAAAAAAATGTTAATGCATCCTGAACGTATAACTGAAATTACAAAATATATTTTAAAGGTTTTTGATACTAAGACACATAGAAATGAGTTTTATGATTTAAAACACAGAAGATTAAATGGATTCAATGCGATGTTTGCTGTTCAGAGTGTAGAGGCTGCAAAATTGTATTATGAAGAATTTCAAAAACAACAAGAGGCTCTACCTGAAGAAAGGAGATTAAAAGTCGCTACAATCTATAGCTTTTCTGCCAATGAAGAACCATCTGCTATTGGTGAAATAGAGGATGAAAATTTTGAACCGTCAGCTATGGATTCTACTGCTAAAGAGTTCTTGAATAAGGCAATAAATGACTATAATAAACTTTTTAAAACAAATTTTTCAACTGAAGGAAAGGAATTTCAAAATTATTATTCTGATTTATCTAATAGAGTAAAGAATAAAGAAGTTGATTTGCTTATTGTAGTTGGAATGTTTTTAACAGGTTTTGATGCACCTACATTAAATACTTTATTTGTAGATAAAAATTTAAGATATCACGGACTTATTCAAGCATTTTCAAGAACTAATCGTATCTTAAATAAAGTAAAAACATTTGGAAACATTGTATGCTTTAGAAATTTGGAAAGGGCTACAGAAGATGCAATTAAAACTTTTGGAGATGAAAATAGTGTCAATGTAATTTTAGAAAAGAGCTACGATGAATATATCCATGGTTTTACAGATGAAGAAACAGGAAAGAAATTTAAAGGTTATAAGGATATATGTGAAGAAATAATTGCTAAATTTCCTGACCCAACTGAAATTGTACTTGAAGCTGATAAAAAAGAATTTGTACAGCTTTTTGGAGAGTTGTTAAAGGCTGAGAATATTCTTAGAAATTTTGATGAGTTTGAAAGTTTTGAAAAAATTATTTCTGAAAGACTAATGCAAGATATGAAAAGTGTATATGTTGATATCAGAGAGAGTATTTTGAACGAAAGACGAAGCAAAGAAGCTGAAGAAGCACAAGTTGACTTTTCAGATGTTGAATTTCAAATTGATTTGCTAAAGACTGACGAAATTAATCTAGATTATATTTTATCTTTGATTCTTGAAAAGGCAAGAGAAAATGACGATATCGAAAGTTTGAAAGCTGAAGTTCGTAGAGTAATCAGATCAAGTCTTGGAACAAGAGCAAAAGAAGATTTAGTTATGGAATTTATAAGTAAGACAAGATTGTCAGAGTTGAAAAACACTGACGATATTATTGAAACTTTTTATGAATTTGCAAAAAAAGAAAAAGTAGTTAAAATTAATCAACTAATTACTGAAGAAAATCTAAATGAAAAAGCCAACAGATTTATAGAAAAATCAATATCTAAAGGATATGTTGAATATGCTGGAGATGAATTAGACGGTATAATTCCACCACTATCAAGAAGAGGTGGAGTAAGGGAAAAGAAAAAAGAAATAGTCTTAGAAAAAATCAGAAACGTTGTAGAAGTTTTTGTTGGAATTTAGAATAGTTTTAAATTAGACGGTAGAGATACCGTCTTTTTGTTTGAGAGCAAAATGATAATTCTTTTTTATGTATCTACGATACATTTAGTTTTGCTTGTTTACAAGCAAAACTATGAGATTTCCGCAGTCGATTGTACTCAAATCAGAGATTTGAACAATATGCGTCAGATTTGCTATTTATTGTTTTAGAATAAAATGAGATTTCTCCGTTTCGCTAACGCTCCAGTCGAAATGACGTATAAGGAGAAATCTTCGTTTAATGGCAAGACGTCAAGAGTAAATAATCTTCAAAAACAAAAAATAAGGAAGCAAAATGTTTCACGTCATAGCAACTTGCAAAGTGATGTTCCCAACACGTCATCTCGAGCGAAGCAAAGCGTAGTCGAGAGATCTCCTAAAGCTCCAATAAAGATTAATATACATTTTTGTATAATTTTTTATTTTTGTAAGTAAAAATATTTTATTAATTGTAAATCAGCCTTCTTTTTTTGTGAAAAAAATGTAAAGTTTACTTGACATAGTAAAATGGATATGATAAAATAAATGTAAAGTAAACTTTCCATAAAAGAGGGGATAATTTTGAAAAACAAACTTGAACAGATAAGAAAAGATAGAGGAATTACTCAAGAAGAATTGGCTAATATTTTAGAGGTGTCAAGACAGACGGTTAATTCTTTAGAAAACGGAAGATATAATCCATCAATCGTGTTAGCTTTTAAAATTGCAAAATTTTTTGGTTTACAGATTGAAGAAATTTTCATTTATGAGTAGGAATAATATGAAAAATAGTAAAATTTGGTATTTGGGATATGTACTAGGATTTTGTAGCCTTGTTTTAGTCCTTGCTTTAAAGTTAAATGAGGCATTGAAGATTTTTTTGACTTTCATTTTTGCAATGAGTATTTCAGTTTCTCATGTTAATATCATGTATAATAAGATGATTAAAAATGATAAAAGTTATAAGATAGATGTAAATGATGAAAGAAGTGAAAAAATTAGAGATAAGGTTAATGCTATGATGGCTTCTATTTTATTGCTAATTATTGGGATAGTTGCAGTTATCTGTATTTCTATAAAGGCATATTTACCGGCTGTTCTTTTGATAATTTCAATTGTATGTTCACCAGTTATTATGTTTTTTATAACTAAATATTATGAGAAAAAATATTAGAATAATTATTTTTGTTTAAAGAAAGGCTGGATTGTAAATGGCTTATAAAAAAGAAGAATTAAATGTTAATGATACAAGATGTATAGCCTATTCTTGTGAAAATCCAAAATACTTTTTGATACAACCTGTTGATGAGAATGATATTAAGGTTTTAGATAGAGAAGTAGAATTAATTTCAAAAGATGTGGGAGAAGACTTTTTGTTTATTGCTTTTAAAATTTCCAATTGGAATAATGATTTATCTCCTTGGAATGCTCCTGCAGTTTTTGGTAAAGATGGGTTTGGAGATGGTGCAAAGAATACTCTTTCTTTTATAGAAGATGTTTTGATTGATTTTATTTGTGAAAAATATCAAATTAAAAATAAAATTCCAATTATCTTAGGGGGATATTCGTTAGCTGGTTTATTTTCTCTATGGAGTTCTTATCAATCAAGTAGTTTTAATGCGATTGTTGGAGCTTCTCCATCTGTATGGTTTAACGATTGGGAAGAGTTTATAGTAAAAAATACTCCTTTATCTAATGTGATTTATTTAAGTCTAGGAGATAAGGAAGAAAAAACAAAAAATCAGATAATGGCTAGAGTCGGAAAGACTATACAAAAACAAGAAGAAGTTTTAAATAATAGAGAAATTAAGACAATTCTAGAATGGAATAATGGTGGACATTTTCAAGATTCAGATATTAGACTGGCAAAGGGTTTTGTATGGTGTATTAATAATTTATAAAGAGGCAGTAGAGATACTGTCTTTTTTATGTATCTTCGATACATTTAGTTTTGCTTGTTTACAAGCAAAACTATGAGATTTCTCCATTTCGCTAACGCTCCAGTCGAAATGACGTATAAGGAGAAATCTTCGTTTAATGGCAAGACGTCAAAAGTAAATAATTTTCAAAAATTCAAAAAGTATACTAAGTATTTGAAAAAAATTTATAATTAATAAAAATATTATATGAAATTAAATATTTCACGTCATAGCAACTTGTAAAGTGATGCCCCCAACATGTCATCTCGAGCGAAGTGTAACGAAGTCAATCTAGCCCTAACTTTGCTTGTTTACAAGCAATAGTAGGTCTGACGGGGCAATTGTATCTAAAGATACAGTTGCTCTGAAGATCTCCTAAAGCTTAAGTCTACATAAAAAGAGGCTGATAATAGCCCCTTTTAGTATTTTGCATAAATTATCTACCGCTATGGTCGAATCCCTTATCAGGTTTTGCATTCTTTTCATTGTTACGAAGAACAACTCTTGAACCGTTTAATATTTCAATTTGTTTTTTCATTTCGTTTATACAAAGAATTGCTAAAGGCATACCGAAGTCTTGACGAAGAACAAGTCTTTGTACATCTACATCTTTAATATTTTCAGGCATAGGATATGCAGGAATCATCCAACCGTGCATACGGAGTCTATCTTCAAGGTCATATAATGTCCATTGTACATTTGCATTTTCTTTTAGTCTCCAGCATACGATTGGTATTTGATTTGCTTCTTCAAGCAGTTCAAATATTCCCATTTTTTTGATTTCATCTGCCATGTATCTTGCTACATCTATTGTTCTTTGATGAATTTCTTTATAGCCTTTAAACCCGTTTCTCATAAGCATATAGTATTGACCGACAATTTGAGATGCACTACGTGAGAAGTTGATTGCCATAGTAGCTTCTTCTCCTCCTAAGTAACTAACCCAGAAAATTAATTCTTCTGGAAGAGCTTTTTTGCTACGCCAAATCACCCAGCCTACTCCCGGATATACAAGACCATATTTATGACCTGAAGTACTAATTGACCATACATTTTTTAATCTGAAGTCCCATTTTAATTCAGGTTCTATAAAAGGAGCAACCATACCTCCAGAAGCAGCATCAACGTGGATTCTAATAGGTAAATCAGGTTTCTTTTTATTATATTGTTCAACTAGTTTGTCAAGAGCTTTTACATCATCATATTTTCCTGTATAAGTAATACCTAAAATAGCAACTATACCTATTGTGTAATCATCAACATAATCCATTACTGTATCCATATTAAGGGATAAATGTTCCATATCTAGTGGAACGGTTCTCATTTCAATATCCCAGTAGCGACAGAATTTTTCCCAACATACTTGATATCCTGAAGAAATTACAAGATTAGGTCTTTTTTTGGTGAATCTATTAACTCCTGCTTTATCTGCAAGATGTTTCCATCTGAAAAGCATAGCTAGTCCACCTAGCATACAAGCTTCAGATGAACCGACAGTAGATGTTCCTATAGGTTCTTCTTTTGGATTCATATGCCATAAGTTTCCAATAATATCGACACATCTGTTTTCAAGGTCTGCAGTCATTGGATATTCATCTTTATCAATTGCATTTTTTTCAAAATTCTCTGCCATCAATGCTGTTGCAGTTGGTTCCATATAAGTTTGACAGAAAGTTGCAAGGTTTTGTGTTGCATTTCCTTCTGTTTTTAAATATTCTCTAATAATTTCTGCTGCAACTTGAGGTGATACAGGATTTTCATTTATTTTTTTGTTTGGCATTTCAATATCGCTAGCTTCTGTACCGAAAATTGGTGTAAGATATCTAGTTTCTTGATTCATTGATTCAAGAATATCA from Parvimonas micra encodes:
- a CDS encoding ADP-ribosylglycohydrolase family protein, producing MNNIKDRLKGSLYGFAIGDAMGATTEFMSATEIKSEYGKLTDIVGGGWLDLKAGEVTDDTQMSICVMEVLMKNDYKNFKKDVADSFVAWYDTNPKDIGNQCRKAIAFYKESGNYIVEDNTALGNGSLMRALPCSLLNSDKSLELNFIQGDITHNNDICRNILKEYTEIIKAHILGKSIRLKKRVLLEPSGYIVNTFNNAIYWSEKKSFEDCIIGAVNHGGDADTIAGIAGSIAGAKFGYESIPKRWIEKLDKEVAKKLEEFLEYIFKTYGGSI
- a CDS encoding glutamate decarboxylase; this encodes MSKKISKSSRKSTNHISDILESMNQETRYLTPIFGTEASDIEMPNKKINENPVSPQVAAEIIREYLKTEGNATQNLATFCQTYMEPTATALMAENFEKNAIDKDEYPMTADLENRCVDIIGNLWHMNPKEEPIGTSTVGSSEACMLGGLAMLFRWKHLADKAGVNRFTKKRPNLVISSGYQVCWEKFCRYWDIEMRTVPLDMEHLSLNMDTVMDYVDDYTIGIVAILGITYTGKYDDVKALDKLVEQYNKKKPDLPIRIHVDAASGGMVAPFIEPELKWDFRLKNVWSISTSGHKYGLVYPGVGWVIWRSKKALPEELIFWVSYLGGEEATMAINFSRSASQIVGQYYMLMRNGFKGYKEIHQRTIDVARYMADEIKKMGIFELLEEANQIPIVCWRLKENANVQWTLYDLEDRLRMHGWMIPAYPMPENIKDVDVQRLVLRQDFGMPLAILCINEMKKQIEILNGSRVVLRNNEKNAKPDKGFDHSGR
- a CDS encoding YobI family P-loop NTPase: MEKENLKFNALTPEVLDKNKEIYTKALDFAFDNKDIKNIAITGIYGAGKSTVWNTYVKETKKENIITVSLGKYEDNIDENDIKLEDEENSSEHFLDNENRVERQIINQILSQINAKDIPLSKYGFKSNKSCCTILFETFAMLGIICSVLLWINRESIVDNTGFSYMYVLISCIIMLFLSLLYIFYRYFRENILRISKVKFRGAEADLGYNEKNDETVLDRDIKELVYLIKSSNSKIIVFEDLDRYDNISIYTKLRELNFLLNKYSKTNENENKNENENESIKFVYMLRDGIFKSKNRTKFFDYIIPIVPIVDSKNSESMMVNLLGDLNSLIDDRLIFKISLYIDDMRLIKNIINEFIIYKDIINIDGFKLSNDKLFSLIILKNIFPYEFDLLQLNTGYLYDVITKIEGYKNEEWENTKERIKNYQKEYNSKVNDITDEKILNLTNILKESIKMEMESLQLYNIKNKDDKNDSFEADINECDKDFIINKTMNKDLSSYCDNQNINYNEICNFLIKINLNEKILNSDKLLMSIISVSKIEKVFEIKQKTHNFKYLSLVRVLVLQGYIDKTYWHYKGYFYKGSLGINDIIFIKNINESKEQDHLLDIENPSKIINRLEKIDFNRFNILNKKLLKYCVEENKIEYTLSIINSVNNNRNYIKLAEILESYKLIIIENLINILYSNNIYEIKELLEVSKDYYFNTYNNILIAIYTNEHIDTKTIKKFNLYLENNWKVVSFLPEDRKDIFYNNISNVGVKFIDLQGDEINTDIIKNIESLNAYKLCVKNIVYIIEKILGKSVQYGNLLSEIYNSSLLECKNYIDNNFESFLNEYIDGNNNEDFTNDEKILIKILNSKISNEYKIKYLNLNNTELTNISDIINDFKNEDLLNCMFDRDIILFTKDNVKIYYDNIEKSSKKFIDYVERNLNESNVDEILKGNSDMCNEFINNPELRDGLFEYIYKYATKPVKTIDSNLSKERINLLIKRELIEINYKNINFLLEKNWKEVIIMWVNSTENDIQDEFVDVLLYCKLEEKEDLIYKLINSKITDENSMKLVDLLGTGVLIEKINLEKENLISYIIDRGLSGDNINYICKNFNKFSLMLKEGFIKYLKNYNVFHNLQNDNLNDDVMTFILNFEGLETYIKIDLICKKIDNDTDVLLLRKYIESVKEISKLAEVWENNYPELETDEEKKIGNKLLEKGIVKQYREGYPIKIFISKDKKGKSGVQ
- a CDS encoding helix-turn-helix transcriptional regulator encodes the protein MKNKLEQIRKDRGITQEELANILEVSRQTVNSLENGRYNPSIVLAFKIAKFFGLQIEEIFIYE
- a CDS encoding type I restriction endonuclease subunit R; amino-acid sequence: MSEEAIKYSVSTIAEMTGGIILAHYDKNNRVDASSYQSEAELERELIGNLVSQGYERVKFTTSEELYGNLKVQIERLNNVFFTKSEWDRFLTEYLDCPKDGMVEKTRKIQEDYIYDFTFDDGHLQNIKIIDKKNIHNNFLQVVNQVTAGEKNQNRYDVTILVNGLPLVHIELKKRGVNLHEAFNQIHRYSKESFNLDHSLYKFVQIFVISNGTYTRYFANTTAKNKNNYEFTCEWADAKNKVIRDLVDFTKTFFEKRVLLEVLTKYCVFDASNTLLIMRPYQIAATERILWKIKSSYEGKKAGTAEAGGFIWHTTGSGKTLTSFKTARLATNLDFIDKVFFVVDRKDLDYQTMKEYKRFQEDSVNGSKDTKELKKSIEKDDNRIVVTTIQKLNEFVKKNPNHPIYDKQCVLIFDECHRSQFGDAQKNIRKSFKKYYQFGFTGTPIFAENSLKGNTTSGTFGAQLHCYVITDAIRDGKVLKFKVDYNNITPKFKEYEMEMDEEKLKKLEKKMLMHPERITEITKYILKVFDTKTHRNEFYDLKHRRLNGFNAMFAVQSVEAAKLYYEEFQKQQEALPEERRLKVATIYSFSANEEPSAIGEIEDENFEPSAMDSTAKEFLNKAINDYNKLFKTNFSTEGKEFQNYYSDLSNRVKNKEVDLLIVVGMFLTGFDAPTLNTLFVDKNLRYHGLIQAFSRTNRILNKVKTFGNIVCFRNLERATEDAIKTFGDENSVNVILEKSYDEYIHGFTDEETGKKFKGYKDICEEIIAKFPDPTEIVLEADKKEFVQLFGELLKAENILRNFDEFESFEKIISERLMQDMKSVYVDIRESILNERRSKEAEEAQVDFSDVEFQIDLLKTDEINLDYILSLILEKARENDDIESLKAEVRRVIRSSLGTRAKEDLVMEFISKTRLSELKNTDDIIETFYEFAKKEKVVKINQLITEENLNEKANRFIEKSISKGYVEYAGDELDGIIPPLSRRGGVREKKKEIVLEKIRNVVEVFVGI